In Rhodothermus sp., one DNA window encodes the following:
- a CDS encoding flagellar basal body P-ring protein FlgI, giving the protein MRPWTFFALLLLPFLPATGQNAGQARLKDLVSIEGAAPIQLIGYGLVVGLDRTGDRARGRRGSPYTVQSIANMLRRFGITIDPNLLRARNTAAVMVTATLDPFAAPGTRLDVTVSALGDARSLSGGVLLQTPLQDPATGQVYAIAQGPVSTGAVLASSFGSSVQINHTNTGRVPGGAVVTATPSVTLNSAQLGLALKRPDFTNATRIAEAINNRYPNSAEVVHAGLVRVRLPDGIDNPAQLLAELEPLTIDVDLPARVVINERTGTIVAGGNVRISEVMITYGSLVISTQAEPFVSQPLPFSQGETVTGARATIDVQEEVARSVVLGPNANVAQLAAALNELGLTARDIIAIFQAIERAGALQGELVIL; this is encoded by the coding sequence ATGCGTCCGTGGACTTTTTTCGCCCTGCTTCTCCTTCCCTTCCTGCCCGCAACCGGGCAAAACGCGGGACAGGCCCGCCTGAAAGATCTGGTTTCTATCGAAGGGGCTGCACCGATCCAGCTTATTGGCTACGGGCTGGTGGTCGGACTGGATCGCACAGGCGACCGGGCACGTGGCCGACGGGGATCGCCCTACACTGTACAGAGCATCGCCAACATGCTGCGTCGCTTTGGGATCACCATCGATCCTAACCTGCTCCGCGCACGCAACACAGCGGCTGTTATGGTTACCGCTACGCTGGACCCCTTTGCAGCGCCAGGCACCCGTCTGGACGTTACCGTCTCGGCGTTGGGCGATGCCCGCTCTCTCTCGGGTGGCGTCCTGCTCCAGACGCCACTCCAGGATCCCGCCACCGGTCAGGTGTACGCCATCGCCCAGGGACCCGTCTCGACCGGTGCTGTGCTTGCCTCCAGCTTTGGCTCTTCCGTACAGATTAACCATACAAACACAGGCCGCGTGCCCGGTGGTGCGGTGGTGACAGCTACCCCCTCCGTAACGCTCAATAGCGCGCAGCTGGGGCTGGCCCTTAAACGTCCGGACTTTACCAACGCCACACGCATTGCCGAAGCCATCAACAACCGCTACCCGAACAGCGCCGAAGTCGTCCATGCAGGACTGGTACGCGTCCGCCTGCCCGACGGCATCGATAACCCGGCCCAGCTGCTGGCCGAGCTGGAACCACTGACCATCGACGTGGACCTTCCAGCCCGCGTCGTCATCAACGAACGCACCGGGACCATTGTAGCCGGTGGCAATGTGCGCATCAGCGAGGTGATGATCACCTACGGTAGCCTGGTCATCTCCACCCAGGCTGAACCGTTCGTGTCCCAACCGCTACCATTCAGTCAGGGAGAAACGGTCACCGGCGCACGTGCCACAATCGACGTGCAGGAAGAAGTGGCCCGCTCGGTGGTGTTAGGTCCCAACGCTAACGTTGCCCAGCTGGCCGCTGCCCTCAACGAGCTGGGACTGACAGCCCGCGACATCATTGCCATCTTCCAGGCCATTGAGCGGGCCGGCGCCCTCCAGGGAGAACTGGTCATTCTGTAA
- a CDS encoding rod-binding protein: MTEKIQPTLGPTGITALLGVRRPHTPEEAARQFEEILLRQFVQVLTRDLFRESLTGDEAPGWLSSYRDTQRDVLTDVLARHLAEQGRLGIAELLLRQWQQTGHLSTPNPEAESQP, encoded by the coding sequence ATGACGGAAAAAATTCAGCCTACACTGGGACCAACGGGCATAACGGCCCTGCTGGGCGTGCGACGCCCCCATACACCCGAGGAAGCCGCCCGGCAATTCGAAGAGATATTGTTGCGTCAGTTCGTACAGGTCCTGACGCGTGACCTTTTTCGCGAATCGCTGACCGGCGATGAAGCGCCCGGCTGGCTGAGTTCCTACCGGGATACCCAGCGCGATGTACTGACCGACGTGCTGGCCCGTCACCTGGCCGAGCAGGGCCGCCTGGGCATTGCCGAGCTGCTGCTTCGCCAGTGGCAACAGACAGGCCACCTGTCCACTCCCAACCCTGAAGCCGAATCGCAACCATGA
- the flgN gene encoding flagellar export chaperone FlgN: MSIPSNILQQFVESIKAELNLLEQLEQSFETQLEALRSHQHEMLEQAAIRTSQLVTQLERLQQKRAGKGRLLRRLLHLDLAAPTEQLLAALEAHPESQAAARTLRQLQQQLQERLHQTRQRCETLEFSLKYAIQIGQELLELLQLLNQPAHRIYTPTGQTRQTCPKRSVVNRLG; the protein is encoded by the coding sequence ATGAGCATTCCCTCGAACATATTGCAGCAGTTTGTTGAATCGATCAAAGCAGAGCTCAACCTGCTGGAGCAACTCGAACAGAGTTTCGAGACGCAGCTGGAAGCACTCCGAAGTCATCAGCACGAAATGTTGGAACAGGCCGCCATACGTACCAGCCAACTGGTAACCCAGCTTGAGCGCTTGCAGCAAAAACGCGCAGGTAAGGGGCGCCTGTTGCGACGCTTGCTGCATCTGGATCTTGCAGCCCCCACCGAACAGCTACTGGCCGCCCTTGAAGCGCACCCGGAAAGCCAGGCAGCCGCTCGCACACTGCGGCAGCTGCAACAGCAACTCCAGGAACGACTGCATCAGACCCGCCAACGCTGTGAAACGCTTGAGTTTTCGCTGAAATACGCGATACAAATAGGACAGGAGCTCCTGGAGTTGCTGCAGCTCCTGAACCAACCGGCTCACCGCATATACACCCCCACCGGCCAGACCCGGCAGACCTGCCCGAAACGTTCCGTCGTCAACCGCCTGGGTTAA
- the flgK gene encoding flagellar hook-associated protein FlgK has translation MSLNQLFSLTRRSFQTIQAAMNTIGQNVANANTEGYARRRVTLQAVNLRDAGLYTALPPRTATGMGVSVATYERLRDHLLDVAAWDARASLGASDEETRIYQILESLLAADSDTGLPALLNDFWNRWTDLANQPTDTGVREALRGQAQTLIDTFRRLARDLDTLSTQTTDALRDAVDQANSLLEELAALNATIRAARQQGNPDLVAEDRRDELVHKLAELLPVQVQTLEDGTYQLTVNGMALVQGDQVMPLTLNLSGSSPTLTFGNTGVAFQATEGQDGRIGAQLRMLTQTLPDVRQRLDTLAATLVTEINSRHASGYGLDGLSGRAFFDPAGTTAATIALSADVLADSRAIAASGDPTAPGDNSIALQIASLRDALLFNGGTETAETYAINLASRIGAAAQDATGRLERSRATIDHLDALQQGVMGVSLDEELTNMIRFQQAYAATARVLDTARTMMDTLLNL, from the coding sequence ATGAGCCTGAATCAATTGTTCAGCCTGACGCGCCGCTCATTCCAGACGATTCAGGCGGCGATGAACACCATCGGGCAAAACGTAGCCAATGCGAATACTGAGGGTTATGCCCGTCGGCGCGTGACACTGCAGGCTGTCAACCTGCGCGATGCGGGCCTCTACACGGCCCTCCCGCCTCGGACGGCCACCGGTATGGGCGTCTCGGTAGCTACCTATGAGCGCCTGCGCGACCACCTGCTTGACGTGGCTGCCTGGGACGCACGCGCCAGTTTAGGGGCATCTGATGAGGAAACACGCATCTACCAGATCCTGGAAAGCCTGCTGGCTGCCGACAGTGACACCGGTCTACCCGCGCTGCTCAACGACTTCTGGAATCGATGGACCGACCTGGCTAACCAGCCTACCGACACTGGCGTCCGCGAAGCATTGCGCGGACAGGCCCAGACGCTCATCGACACGTTCCGCCGATTGGCACGCGATCTGGACACGCTCTCTACGCAGACCACCGATGCGCTGCGTGACGCTGTCGATCAGGCCAACAGCTTGCTCGAAGAGCTGGCTGCACTCAACGCTACCATTCGGGCGGCCCGCCAGCAAGGCAATCCGGATCTGGTGGCCGAAGATCGCCGCGATGAGCTCGTCCACAAGCTGGCTGAACTGCTTCCCGTCCAGGTTCAGACGCTGGAAGACGGCACCTACCAGCTGACCGTCAATGGCATGGCACTCGTGCAGGGCGATCAGGTTATGCCGTTGACCCTGAACCTGAGCGGAAGCTCCCCGACGCTCACCTTCGGCAATACCGGGGTTGCTTTTCAAGCAACCGAAGGCCAAGACGGTCGCATCGGTGCGCAGCTTCGCATGCTGACCCAGACGCTCCCTGACGTCCGGCAACGACTCGATACCCTGGCCGCCACGCTGGTCACTGAAATCAACAGTCGACATGCCAGTGGCTACGGCCTGGATGGCCTGAGTGGCCGCGCCTTTTTTGACCCTGCTGGTACGACAGCGGCTACCATCGCCCTATCGGCCGACGTGCTGGCCGATAGCCGAGCGATTGCCGCCTCCGGCGACCCAACCGCCCCCGGTGATAACAGCATCGCTCTCCAGATTGCCAGCCTGCGTGATGCCCTCCTCTTCAACGGCGGTACCGAAACGGCCGAAACCTATGCCATCAACCTGGCCAGCCGCATCGGTGCCGCCGCACAGGACGCTACCGGTCGGCTGGAACGCTCACGGGCGACCATCGACCATCTGGATGCACTCCAGCAGGGCGTCATGGGCGTCTCACTCGACGAAGAGCTGACCAACATGATTCGCTTTCAGCAGGCCTATGCGGCCACGGCTCGCGTGCTGGACACCGCCCGCACCATGATGGACACCCTGCTGAACCTCTGA
- the flgL gene encoding flagellar hook-associated protein FlgL, which translates to MDSLHIAFTRQQSLYQLLAERQIQERRLELARLQEQMATGRRLNRPSDDPGAYTLTQALRRLSQRYDQYERTLALGRAWLNATEEALSSLVELFNSAYEEGLRMATETASTSDRATTADVLEQRLQAVLDQLNARHNGEYLFAGTRTTTQPFQLTAGTVSYNGNNQTRLQEIAPGLQVAINLPGNAVWEVDENGDGTPDFTITEAWQDLINALRADDTAQIQNAMARVETARNHLLDRIAQVGETTRRLSMAETELQSARLRLEAQRSQLEDADFAQLAVQLQRNQLSLEATLQVTSRLLQTSLLNYLAP; encoded by the coding sequence ATGGATTCGCTACACATAGCTTTCACCCGACAACAGAGCCTTTACCAGCTCCTGGCCGAACGTCAGATCCAGGAACGCCGCCTGGAGCTGGCCCGACTGCAAGAGCAGATGGCAACGGGCCGTCGCCTCAACCGTCCCTCGGACGATCCCGGCGCTTACACGCTGACCCAGGCGCTACGTCGTCTGAGCCAACGCTACGACCAGTACGAACGCACGCTGGCCCTTGGCCGTGCCTGGCTGAACGCTACCGAAGAGGCCCTCTCCTCGCTTGTCGAGCTGTTCAATAGCGCCTACGAAGAAGGCCTGCGGATGGCTACCGAAACCGCCTCCACCTCCGACCGCGCCACCACCGCGGATGTGCTGGAGCAGCGCCTCCAGGCCGTGCTCGACCAGCTCAACGCCCGCCATAACGGCGAATACCTGTTTGCTGGTACCCGCACTACCACCCAACCCTTCCAGCTCACTGCGGGGACCGTCAGCTACAATGGCAACAATCAGACACGCCTGCAGGAAATCGCGCCCGGCCTTCAGGTAGCCATCAACCTGCCCGGCAATGCCGTCTGGGAAGTCGATGAAAACGGCGACGGCACCCCGGACTTCACCATCACCGAAGCCTGGCAAGACCTGATCAATGCGCTACGGGCCGATGACACCGCCCAGATTCAGAACGCCATGGCGCGTGTGGAAACTGCCCGCAACCATTTGCTCGACCGCATCGCGCAGGTAGGCGAAACCACCCGACGACTGTCGATGGCCGAAACAGAATTGCAGAGCGCCCGCCTGCGCCTCGAAGCGCAACGTAGCCAGCTGGAAGACGCTGACTTTGCTCAGCTCGCCGTCCAGCTACAACGCAACCAGTTAAGCCTCGAAGCTACCCTCCAGGTAACTTCTCGCCTGCTACAAACCAGCTTGTTAAACTATCTGGCGCCATGA
- a CDS encoding HDOD domain-containing protein → MPAARPILSQLELRCPPLPQTLVEAMKLLNQPDRLEVGPVTRLVERDPVVVARLLQIVNSAYYGLRRTVSSVERAVVLLGPLSVAGIIVSMHMLRLRTTLPSSALACFNRLAQHCQATAFLTRHLLEMLGSRPNVRASVGFTAGLLHDFGKIILLYNFPLEAVGFYEQQRLRGEIQAHDERQLEQLLFGCDHTEAGEYVARKLNFPDVLVDVIRYHHVPAQTPPVSEAYMIMPAVAVADLVARTMGYAFTHPLTATQCLQDSVWRLLIARYKLTEWTPESLLAHLQDQQEHLDHHIQHLTLPNALQRNRRFL, encoded by the coding sequence ATGCCTGCGGCGCGCCCAATCCTGAGCCAACTGGAACTGCGGTGTCCACCGCTTCCCCAGACCCTGGTGGAAGCCATGAAGCTGCTCAACCAGCCCGACCGGCTGGAAGTGGGACCGGTCACCCGGCTGGTAGAACGCGACCCGGTAGTCGTCGCCCGCCTGCTGCAAATCGTAAACTCGGCTTACTACGGACTGCGCCGCACGGTCAGTAGCGTCGAACGTGCTGTCGTGCTCCTCGGTCCCCTCAGCGTGGCCGGCATCATCGTCAGCATGCACATGCTCCGGCTACGTACCACGCTGCCCTCCTCGGCGCTGGCCTGCTTCAACCGTCTGGCTCAGCACTGTCAGGCCACCGCTTTCCTGACGCGACACCTGCTCGAAATGCTGGGATCGCGCCCTAACGTCCGGGCAAGTGTGGGTTTTACAGCCGGCCTGCTCCATGATTTTGGCAAAATCATTCTACTCTACAACTTTCCCCTCGAAGCGGTGGGCTTTTACGAACAACAGCGTCTCCGTGGTGAAATACAGGCACACGATGAACGTCAGCTGGAACAACTATTGTTCGGCTGCGACCATACGGAAGCCGGCGAATATGTGGCGCGCAAGCTGAATTTTCCAGACGTACTGGTCGATGTGATTCGCTACCACCACGTACCGGCACAAACCCCACCCGTCAGTGAAGCCTACATGATCATGCCGGCGGTGGCCGTGGCCGACCTGGTTGCCCGCACCATGGGCTATGCCTTTACCCATCCGCTCACTGCCACACAATGCCTGCAAGATTCCGTCTGGCGACTGTTAATTGCACGCTACAAACTCACCGAATGGACTCCAGAAAGCCTGCTGGCCCACCTGCAGGATCAGCAGGAACACCTGGACCACCATATTCAACACCTGACCTTACCCAAC